The window TATCAGTGTGCCATCTGTCAGGGTGACTTCCTATCGAAATCAGATTTGAAACAACACGTAGACACCGCACATGAAGGCGCTCAACTTCATGTATGTGAATACTGTTGGCAGACGTTTAAAGAAAAGATTGATCTGAATACGCACTTGTCGATCATGCACCAGGGCCACGGAGAGAAGCCGTTCCCGTGCGAGGTCTGTGGAAAGAGATACAATCTGAATTCTAACCTACAGCGACACATGTCACTTGGACACCCGAATCTATCAGGATTTAAGTGTGATCATTGCTATAAAACATTTCGTTTGAAACCATACTTAAAACAGCACGTGGCTCGTGTTCATTCTAATTCCAAGCTGCACCAATGCGCCATCTGTCAGAGAACATTCAAACTAAGGCTTAGTCTAACTCGCCACATGATTGCcgtccaccagggggcgaATTTGTTTCAGAGTGAGGACTGTGAAAATAATCCACAGCAGCAGACGCCTGTTGAATGCCCCATTCTACATCCGTTGAAATGTGATCACTGCAATAAAGCTTTTAGccagaaaagatatttaaaacAGCACGTGGCTCGTGTTCATTCGAATTCCAAGCTGCACCAATGCGCCATCTGTCAGAAAACATTCAAACTAAGGCGTAGTCTAACTCGGCACATGATTTCTGTCCACCAGGGGACGAATTTGTTTCAGAGTGACGACTGCGAAAATAATCTACAGCAGGAGGCGCCAGTTGAACAGCCCGGTCAGGACTGGGAAAATAATCCACAGCAGCCGACGCCCGTTGAACAGCCCGGTCAGGACTGGGAAAATAATCCACGACAGCAGACGCCCATTGAACAGCCCGGTCCACATCCATTGAAATGTGATCATTGCGATAAAACTTTTAGccagaaaagatatttaaaacAGCACGTGGCTCGTGTTCATTCAAATTCCAAGCTACACCAATGCGCCATCTGTCAGAAGACATTCAAACAAAGGTTTAGTCTAACTCGGCACATGATTTCCCTCCACCAGGGGGCGAATTTGTTTCAGAGTGAGGACTACGAAAATAATCCACGGCAGCAGACGCTAGTTGAACAGCCCGGTCAGAACTGGGACAATAATCCACGGCAGCAGACGCCAGTTGAACAGCCCGGTCAGGACTGTGAAAATAATCCACGGCAGCAGATGCCTGTTGAACAGCCCGGTCAGGACTGTGAAAATAATCCACTGCAGCAGACGCCAGTTGAACAGCCCGGTCCACATCCATTAAAATGTGATCACTGCAATAAAACATTTCGTctgaaaagaaatctaaaactgCACACATCTCGCgttcatttgaaattaaagCCGCACCAGTGCGCCATCTGTCAGAAGTATTTCGCGATAAAACCTGAATTAAAATTACACGTGGATATCATACACAAAGGCGCTCGACCGTATGAGTGCAAAATCTGTCGGCAGAAGTTCAGATATAGGCATGTTCGAAATCGGCACACTATTACTGTCCACCAGGTGGCGAATACATTGGCAAGGGAGGAGAATGGAAGTTCCATCGATTCAAACTGTGAATTGAAACAGCACACATCTCGCgttcatttgaaattaaaaccgCACCAATGCGCCATctgtgaaaaacgtttccCAGTCAAATCTGTATTACAAAGACACGTGAAGGCCGTACATGAAGACGCTCGGCCGTATAAATGTGAAATCTGTCAGCAGACATTCAAACAAGAGAGTTATCTAAATCGACACACTATTGGTGTCCACTGTGGGGCGGAACCGTTTCTGAGCAAGGACCTTGAAAAGGATCTACAGCAGCAGACGTCAGTTGAACAGCCTGGTCCACATCCGTTTAAATGTGAACACTGCGATAAAGCTTTCAGTCGGAAGCAAAATTTAATACGACATACAGCTCGGGTACATTTGAAAGTAAAGCCGCATCAATGCGCCATCTGTGGGAAATGTTTCGCGATGGAGACTGATTTGAAACGACACGTGAGGGTCGTACACGAAGGCGCGCGACCGTACAAGTGCAAAATCTGTCGACATACGTTCAAGCAAAAAGTAAGTCTAAATCGGCACTTGATTTCtgtccaccagggggcgatTATGTTTCAGAGCGAGGACTCTGAAAAGGATCTACAGCAGCAGACGACTGTTCAACAGCCCGATCTACATCGGTTTGAATGTGATCGCTGCGATAAAACGTTCAGATCGAGAGTGAATTTAAGACTGCACACGTCTCGCgttcatttgaaattaaagCCGCACCAATGCGCCATCTGTCAGAAATGTTTTGCGATGAAGACTGAATTGAAAAGACATGCGAAAGCCCTTCACGAAGGCGCTCAACCGTATGAATGCAAAATCTGTCCGCAGAGGTTCAAGCAAAAAGTAATTCTAAAACGCCACATGATTTCTGTGCACCAGGGGGCGAATACGTTCCAGAACGAGGACTCTGAAAAGGATCGCGTTAAATGTGATCAATGCGATAAAACGTTTcttctgaaaaaatatttaaaacaaCACAAGTCTCGtgttcatttgaaattaagGCCGCACCAGTGCGCCAtctgtctgaaatgtttcctagtAAAATCTGAATTTAAAAGACACGTGGCGATTGTTCACGAAGACGTTCGACCGTACGAGTGCAAAATCTGTCAACAGATGTACAAGCAAAGAGTAAATCTAAGAAATCACATGATTTCTGTCCACCCGGGGGCAAATACGCTCCTGAGCGCGGACCGTCAAAAGATACAGCTGCACACGTCAGACGAACAGCCCAGACGATGTGGGTTTAAATGTGACCACTGCCTTAAAGCTTTCAGTACGAAAGAAGCGCTAAACTTGCACACATCTGCAGCACATCCGAAATTGAAACGGCGCCAGTGCACCATCTGTCAAAAAGATTTCACATTGAAATCTGTTTTGAACAAACATGTGGCAATCGTACACGGAGGCACCCACCCGCATAAGTGTAAATACTGTCCACAGGCATTTGGACAAGAGGTTGATTTGAAGGAGCACTTTTCAATGGTTCACCAGCGGTACCAGTGCGAGATTTGTAAAAGCTGTTTCAGTCAGAAAAGAAACCTGAAGTTGCACGTAATGGTCACCCACGAAGGTGTACGTGCGTTTGAATGCGAGCGCTGCGATAAAACATTCGGTACGAAAACCAGTTTAAAACGGCACATGTCTGGAGTTCATTTAAAATCAAAGATGCGCCGTCGCGTCATCTGCCCGCAACGTTTCACCGCTATTaaatcggcgttgaataaagGCGTCTCACCGCATAAACGCGAAGTCTCTCAACAGACCATCGCAAGAAAGTTCGTAAATTCAGATGGGCACATGGTTTCACACCAAAGCACCGGTGGCGCTACTAGTCATCATTCTAGTGCGAATAAATGTGAAATGTGCCAGAAATCGCTTTCGATAAAAGATATTCTGTATCGACATGCTCGTGCATCTCTGTGTGAATTATGTTCGCGCAAGAATTCCCTGAATCGCCATACGGCTGAGGCAAAGAAAAACCTGCCCCAGTGCGGCACCTGTCAGAAAAGCTTTGcaaatagatttaatttgAAAACGCACATCAGGTTCGTACATGAAGGCGTTCGACCGTTTAAATGTGAATTTTGTCAGCAGAAGTTTACGCGAAAGAGTATTTTGATTTCACACATGGCTGCGTTCCATCCGGGGGAAAAACTCTACCAGTGCGAGGTCTGTAATAAGAGTTTCGGTCAGAAGGGAACCTTGAGGCAACACGTAAGGACCGTACACGACGGCGTACGTCAGTTTAGCTGCGATTATTGCGATGAAAGATTCAGTACAAGAGGACATTTGAACGCGCACATCGACGtacatttgaaattaaaatcgcACCAGTGCGCCCTCTGTCAAAGAAGTTATTCAGTCGAATCATCGTTGAAAAGACATTTAGAAATCGTACATAGGCCTAAAGTCTTTCAACGGTATAAATGTGAAATCTGTCAGCAGAGATTTGTACTAAATAGTAGTCTAAATACGCACATGCGAGCAGTTCATGCGACTGGTGACTCGTATAACAGTCAGATGTCTTACAAATTATTACTAATATGCGAGAAATTTATCAATGATAAAGTGTCTGGCTTTACACAGTCGCATGTTTCATAAACAACCTAAACAGATGAATTATAACTACCATTATATTTCGTATAAATTCTCTTATCATCTAGATTCTATTGAAAAACTCACTTCCCATGGTTTGGAGGGTTTTAAAAGTAGATGTAATCTCTAAAATGGTCGCTTTTAATTTCGTATAGTTAGACCAAGCAGGTCCATTCTTTTTCTCAAGGAACTATTCTAGGTGGACTCTGGAACAGGCCAGTCTAAAATCTCTACTTACTGCAAAAGGTTATTTAAACAAGCCTAGAATATGTTAATGACAaaattttacaaataataCTCTTTGAATGTTAATCCTTAAACTAACTGGTAAAGTACACGTAGTTTATCCCCATATATTATTGGCATACATGTAACGATATATCACTTGAACAGCTATTTTCCATCTTAGCtagccagggtttgattgctgCCCACTGGAGCTAACGCCAACCCTGGATCACAGAAGAAATTTTGGGTGATgcaatagaccaatgaagggtttgctAAGGGTTTGCCAACAAGAAATCTTGGGTGGTGTAATAAACCAATGCAACCAGGGTTTGTGATGGCGTGAGCTTCAgcgggaggcaatcaaaccctggcaagcgaggatcaaTGCTATTTTCTGACGCAAAAAAATTCACATATGTCTTGTACAACGCATTTGATAAATCTTgtgaaatttttattttatattaaatcgCTTGAATTGTGTACTTACTTTGAACAAATAATGCATGAATGTATGCTCTATTAacgtttatatatattttattactttgtTTATTATATGCATCCCTCTAATGTTTATTACCTTAATGTAGTTTAAGAATTAAACTCCTTAACTTGAAAATTTGGTGTAATAATTATTCTGTTTGAAAAGTTTCTAATAACTGTATTCACTGGAATCACCATGTTGTGACAGATATGCTCCTCACCGGTTTCAAAAAGATTAAGTTTGAGGTGCACAGTTTCTGAGACATGAGGAGAAAACAAAGACGAAGACTGACTGTGAGGGCGGGCACAGTTCCAGAGAGGTTGAATCAGATTCTGATACTGACTCGGTCATAATAGAGGAGGTGAAGACATACATGTTTTGCAGCAAGTCTACTAAGTGCTACATTAAGGAAAGACTTGGTTTAAGGCGCAAGGCCATGCCCTGTTTTGTGATAGACTTTTCATAtatcgggactcgaacccataTTGTATGAGTAGAGGGCGCTTTAGGCGAAAAACTGATCTGAACTGAAAACTGTGCGCGCAGCCAATGTTTCGGGTATAAAATTCTATGTaattaattttattcattagTGTAAGTGAACACCTGGAAATATCTCCTCCCAGTCCCAAAAGACTCCACCACCAGTGTCTACCCTCGCGAGTCTCTGCCCCATCACTCACCACACTGACAGACACAGTCAGTCGTCCATCCACACAGACTGTCAGTCACTCCCTGGCTCTGTGCAGTGGTGGCCTCTACTTGACCACCACATCTTCATAATTCTTCTGGATTGCTTGTATACTTTTATCTGTGTGCTCGATGCGATCGAATATGCAGGACGAAAAGAAATTTGGAAGAACACACGTCTGCCGtacatttgaaattgaagccATACCAGTGCGCCATCTGTCAGCGCAAATTTGCGCGAAAGAGTAGTTTAGATATGCACACAATCGCAGTTCACACTATAGGTACGACGTATAACTGTGAAATGTGCGAGAAATCGTACAGAATAAAGAAAAGTCTGACTCGACACATATATCAGAAACACCCTAAAGGCGGCGCTGCTCTGAGATTTTGGTGTAAATTGTGTTTGAAAAGTTACACGTTAATGAGTTCACTGAATCGCCATGTAAAAAATGTTCAccagtttgaaaatgattcagAGACTGGTGGGGAGAGTGAGGAGGGGTAGACAGATTCGGAGAGGAGGTGAGACGGAGGAGAAATTAGAATCGGAGTGAGACtttgaaaaaaaggaaaatgcAAATCCGACAAAAATGGCATTAACCAATATTGCATCCTTGGCAACAGTTCACttaattttcaaagaaaatgcAAAAACTTGTTTTCTGTGAATGAAAATGTGCTTCAAAACTGGTTGAATTCATCCATAAActggaaatgaaaaaaaaatttgtacattatctgaaattttattttgtacatgtatgtacaattgaataaaaacaaataactCAGTCTCAGAAGTAActcatttatttgatttaaaatctcTTGAGGAACGAACATCATGACTGTGAACATTTACGACTGTGacgataatatttatatttacaaaaaaaaacaatttaaggcaaaaaaaatgataccttgtttctccgctctgctgagctgtAAAGTTGTCCCGGCCGgtcgcctatctaccctgtacaatacttttttcgaaatttaccataacagaccctcCCGCTATAGAAAACTGCCCACAAATTTTATTATACTTTACAAAAATGACGAGTCATATCAAACTGCAGAGTGCGCACGGGGCCGTGcgcaaaatgacccggccgttgcggagaaacaaggtatcagtTTTGTTTGGCCTAAATGCGCGAAAATGACAGCGCGATAAATCCGGACTCGAACCCGTGTTCAGCGAGTAGATGGCGCTTTTTCGAAAGATGGTAAATCTGTCCATGACCTTCCGAAATCCGAAATGCACTAAAGTACAAATATACGAAAAGCAGTCAGTCTTTCGGGTAGATTTTCCTCATCCATTTTGCAGGTTTAGTTCCCTGCCCCTATCATACACGCTAGTACCAACTTATTAAAGATAAGGTAGCGCATTATCATcttttaaaaataatgttttcgTGTGGAAAACAAAAAGCTTGAATGCGTGTACGTCTTTTAGTCTTAGCAAAGtggatattcattattcaattcaattctgttTATTAGATTGCgactgtgaaaatatccgatgagtgaaactaaaccacagacaggttccTAACTACGCGACCGCCTGATATTGACCCTTTAACGGCcaattgtttataaatttttgtaAGAAGAGTCTCACGACATAGAAACTTTTACTTAACGTTTTTAGGCTAAAGTGAACCCCGGCCATGTCATCCCTGACTTAGCCTAACCTTTTATAACCaccatcacttataaaaaGCTTGCCACCAACTATTGGGTGACTGAATTATCTCCAAGCTCCCACCACATTCAGGTTGGAATACAGTCGAGCTTTATGCCCCTTTTGGATCGGAGACACCCCTGAATCCACGTATTTGACATAAAAATGCCATCATTTGGCATGATTTAGCATAGAAAGTGCCCCCCTGAAAACCCAGGTTTGAAGTAAAGCGCCCTTTTATGCGGTTGTTTGACATAGAAAGTGCCCCTCCCCATAATAGTGAGTGCCCTTCTACAATTTGGAACCCCCTCGAGATAGggccctggatccacccctgttaTTTAGTATAttctattcttattagataaCCAGGTCTAGGCGTACTGCTGTGCTTTATTGATCAACTGTTCTTCTGGtttttaataatgattttgttaattGCAGGTTACATCGATAAGCACAATGAGTTTATGCGCGTTCAAATGTGATCAGTGTGACCAAATGTTCAGCGAGGAAAGTAATTTGCGGCGGCACAAATCTACGATACACAATATGTCATCTGACCACCAGGGGGTGCAGTCGTACCAGTGTGATATCTCAAGGCCACCCGAATTAACTGCACACGCGGATCCAAAACCTTTTAAATGTGAACCGTATGATAAAGCGTTTAGTGAGGACTCAGAACACCATGTAACGACAGTACAGAGCGGTGATCGGCGATTTCAATGTGATTACTGCGACAAATCTTTTGGCTCAACTTCATCGTTAAAGCGGCACCGGTCTGCCATTCATCTGAAATTAAGGCCGTACCATTGCAAGGTCTGCAACAAGAACTTCGGTTTCAGAACTAGTTTAAATCGTCATGAATTGAGCAAACACTCGGGTCTGAAACCGTTTAAATGTGATCACTGCTACAAAGCGTTCCCCACTAAAGGAGAGTTAAAACAGCACATGTATTGCGTTCATTTGAAGCCGTTCCAGTGCGATATCTGTAAAAGGAATTTCGGCGTGAAACATAACATGAAGCTGCACATAATGTCCGTACACAACGGCGAAGGACGGCCACGTCCGTTTAAATGTGATCACTGCGAGGAGACGAAATGGTTTGCATCGAAATCCGATTTGAAAAgacatctggaaaatgtacaTTTTACCAATAAACGTCGGCGGAAGTCTCGCGATAATAGAGGTCTAGACGAGCACGAGTCAAACGTCCACCACCAGGGGCCGACGCTGTATCAATGTGATATATGTCAACGGATATTCGGACGAAAGAGTCATTTAGACGAGCACGTTGTTTCGAATCACGCCGTAGGTGGCGCTTGTTATAGCTCTAGCGACGAGGAGTCTTCGTCGGAATCTTTTTGCGAAAAGTGTGAGAAAACGTGTTTGCAGCAACACTCGTCGACCATCCACCGGGAGGAGGAAACATGTTTGCAGCGAAACTCGTCGACCATCCACCGGGAGGAGGAAACTTGTTTGCCTCGTCACTCGTCGACCATCCATCGGGAGGAGGAAACGTTGCAGAGCGAGGACGGTAAAAAGAACCCACTGCAGCAACACACGTCCGGTGTACACCCCGGTTTGGGTCCGTTCAAATGTGCCCACTGCGATAAATCTTTCAGTCTGAAAGAAACGTTGAACATACACATGTCCGCCGTGTATTTGAAATCGAGACCGTACCAATGCGCCATCTGTCTGAATCATTTCGCATTAGAAACCGATTTGAAAAGACATATGAAAACCGTACATAAAGGCGTCCTACTGTACGAATGTGAGATCTGTCGACAGACGTTTAGGCATAAGATTCAATTGAACGGGCACATGTCGGTTGTCCATCACGGGTCGAAGCCGTACCAGTGCGAGAAATGTGATGCGAGTTTCGGTTACGCGGCTTCCCTACGACGCCACGTACACGACATACACGACAACCTGAAACCGTTTAAATGCGACCGCTGCGATAAAGCGTTCTCGTGCAACGGAAACTTGAAGCAACACGTAATAATCGTGCACATCCGCGCGCGCGCGTTTCAATGCGAACACTGCGATAAATCGTTCAATACGAAAGCAGAGTTAAGGCTGCACAGGCGTCGTATTCACCTGAACATAAAACCGCACCAGTGCACCATCTGTCTTAAACGTTACACGGTGAAAGGAAATTTGAAAAGTCACATGGCAATCGTACACGGAGGCTCGCGACAACATAAATGCGATGCGTGTCGACTGACGTTCGCGAATAAGAGTCGTTTAGAAACGCACATGCACGTAGTTCACGGTACGGGTGAGACGTACGACTGCCAAATGTGTGAAAAATCGTACAGAATCAAAAAGAGTCTGAATATACACATGTTTCTCAAACACCCCGAAGATGGCGCTCCTCGGAAATATCGGTGTAGATGTTGTATGAAAAGTTTCGCGTCAAAAGGTTCGATGATGCGGCATGTGAAATCGGCTCATGGGTTCGAAAAAAACGTAAAGAAGGAGGTGGAAACAGATTCGGAAACGGAGGAGGAAACAGAGGAGGTAGATTCTGAGACGAATGGAGAGGAGGTGATTGCGGACTGTGTGATTGAAGAGGAGACAAAGGAGATGATGACCGACGATGAGAAGGATGATGCAGATTCAAAGGTAGATTCTGAGATTGAGGAGGTGACAAAGGAGGTAGATTCTGAGATTGAGGAGGTGACAAAGGAGGTAGATTCTGAGATTGAGGAGGTGACAAAGGAGGTAGATTCTGAGATTGAGGAAGTGACAAAGGAGGTAGATTCTGAGATTGaggaggagggagaggaggaGACAGAGGCTGTCTCACACTATGACGTCAACGAGGAAACAGAGGAGGTGAAGACAGATCTTGAGAAGGTCAACACGGATTCGGATGTTGAATCGGATTCTGATACCGAGGAAGTGACGGAATCAGAACGAGACTTTGAGAACGAGGAAAATGTGAATCCGATAAAGGAAATGAGAGACAACAAACCGATTCCATGGCAACACTACGCCATTTATTCTGGGAAAATATGGCTTTTTATAGAACAGGaatgataataaacttatTAAAGATTGCCACCAGGCAGCCGTTTATTAGATAAATGTGATGTTAAACGATAAATAGTGATGATATTTGTACCTGTAGTTTGTTTATTATAAAGAATTATCCAGTTCaggaatttcatgaaataaaacctATTTACATAAAACTATTTGTGTTGATTAACGCGAGAATGATGATGCACTGTAGTGCCAGGATTCAGCAACTTTCAGGATAGTCACTAACCTGTCTGTGGCCTTAGTTTCACGATtgggatattttcacaaaccacatgaTTGGTGTTATTAACTACTTTCAGGAGTGAACCTATACTGATGTGGGTTTTTGTGATCGGAATGAATTTTTATGCGGagaatctttaaaatgaaagTACATCATGACACTACCGCTAAAAACTGCGTAATTCAATTTATCTATTCAATACGCAATAAATCTGGACTCGAACCCATATTAATCGAGTAGACGGCGCTTTAATCGAAAACAACCGCTGTGCATAAACATACAATACAAACGAAGAAACCGCATTTAacctttttcattcatcaaaaaacTGTGGTCTTCACCCAATGGTCTACgttgctctacgatcctacACTAACggaggttcttggtgaacaaGTGTTTGGGGTAAATTTCATGATGGAATGAATTTTTCTTTCTGTTCTGTGCTGTGctgtgtctgtctgtctgtttcAACTTTTTCTTTAGAATTAGAGAAAGGTCGACGTCGTTGCTTATGCTTGGACATGTTGGATGAGGAACTTGtgctaaaaagttaaatttGATCGATCCCCTTGGCCTTCCTATTCACTCAAAATAGAACTAACTAAATGTCTTTAGGAGTCCAGGATCTAAATTAATTTAGGTAATTTTTTTGCCAGACACCAGTAAATGCAGAGGCTACTCGTCTACCTATCTTCCTCATTGTACCCTATCTTTAATGTGTTTCTGTTTATTTCAGGTCTACGATAATCTGTGTCTGAACACTGGATAATTTTACCACTCCGATCAACtgtccaccagggggcgaAGCTGCACCATCAATGCTATGCATCCGTTTAAATGCGAACACTGCGATAAATCATTCAGTACGAAGGGAACATTAAAAATACACGCGTCCGCCGTACATCTGAAATTAAAGCCGCACCAGTGCGCCATCTGTCAGAAGGATTTCGCTCTGAAAtgtgaattaaaaagacatACGAAAATCGTACACGAAGGCGCCCGCCCGCATAAATGTGAAGTCTGTGCGAAGACGTTCGCGTTGAATAGTGGTTTAACGCGTCACGTATCGACcgtccaccagggggcgaAGCCGTACCAGTGTGAGATTTGTAAATTGAGTTTTGGTTTGAATGGTAATCTACGACGACACATACTCGGCATGCACGCTGGGCTAAAAAAGTTTAAATGCAATCGGTGCGATCAAACTTTCACGAACAAAGCAGAGTTAAAACTGCACAAGTCGGACGTTCATATAAAATCGCAGACGCACCGATGCGCCATCTGTCGGAAACAATTCACGTTGAAAGCTTCTTTgagaaatcatttaaaaatcgTGCATAGGCCTCACAGCGCTCGGCGGTATAAATGTGGAATCTGTCAGCGGACGTTCAGATATAATAGTAGTCTGAAAACACACATGTGTGCTGTTCATACCGCTGGTGGTAGGTATAACTGTGAAATGTGTGACAAATCATACGGATTAAAAAAGAGTCTCGAACTACACGTGTTTAACAAACACCCTAAAGGGGGCGCTGCTCGGAGATATCCGTGTAAATTTTGTTCGAAAACTTTCTCGCAACCGTGTTCGGTGAATCGGCACGTGAAAAACGATCATCGGTCTAGTAATTATTCCGAGACAAAGGAGGAAACTGAGGAGGTGAAGTCGGAGGAGGAGACGACGATGAAGACGGGTTCGAATACTGATGAGGCGATGACAGAATCTGAGACTGACGAGGAAACAGAGGAGGTGATGACCGGAACGGATTCCGAGTTGGAATCAGCTTCAGAAACTGAGGGCTCAGAATCGGAAGGCGACTTTGGGGACGAGGAAAATGTGGAGCCGACAAAAATGACATTCGACCAATTGCACCCTTGGCAGCAGTATACtgaattttctaataaaatatgGATTTTTACGAACCACAGAAAATAACATAGACTGTGTAAAAAGAATCAAGAATTGTGAATTCATCTTTTTGTATAATTGgccaaattgaaattttattttgtacgattgaataaaactaaaagCAATCTATTTTGAGTAAATCATTCAGAACTGGGTTAagaatgttgttttttttttatttggtcGCAGGAGTGATTTTTCGTCGATATCGTCTTTGTGTGAAGTGTCGTGAATAAAAATCTAGTGTTCCACGGTCCTCATCCCGATAATAAAGGAGCGCAATAAATCGGGAATCGAAACCATATTGATTGAGTAGAGGGCGCTTTAATCGAAAAGAACCGGGCTTACCCGAGCCAAACATCCCACCAGGCCGCAAATTCAGTCATCGGGCCTTTTTCAATCATCAGAATACGATATTCTCTGGTAAATTTCCTGTAATTAAATTTTTTCGATGTCTGTTTCAACTTGCAATAGACGTCGGGGGCTGTGTATGTAATGTGCGGCACACTTTAAAAAAgttgaattttattcaattcaattaattgcAAGCAATGATTGACTTTTTACTCTATCTAGTCTACTAGTTCTACACTAAAATGTGAATCTCACATGTTCTTgatgtattatgtatttcatataaacatttcatataaACTTAGACTTGACTTTATAAATATAGTGtcacgaaaaatatttcaaaaaacatcCGGGTTGAATGGTTAGTTATGTCGAGAGTAAATTGGATCTGGCTTGGGTGGAGTCTGCTGTAGTACCCGGGATATTGTGTAATAACCTCAAATACAAGCATGTGTCTTAAATACGTTCTGTTTATTGTAGGTCTATGGTTGAGCATTTTTGAACAGCGCCATGAGTTTACCAAGTTCATCAACTGTCCACCAGGGGATGAAGCTGCACCAGTGCAAAATTTGTAGTAAGATATACCGTTCAAACCGTAACCTACGGCGACACTGGTCAAGTAAACATTCCAGTCCGTTGAAGTGTGAACTCTGCGAAAAAACATTCCTTATGGAAGAATCATTAATGAGTCACATATCTGCCGAACATCCGGAAGTGGATCTGTACCAGTGCACTTTctgtcaaaaatatttcacaacggaatcaactttgaaaaaaCATGTCCAGAATGTACATAAAAGCTCCCATCCGCATAAGTGTGAAATCTGTCAACgg is drawn from Tubulanus polymorphus chromosome 10, tnTubPoly1.2, whole genome shotgun sequence and contains these coding sequences:
- the LOC141911855 gene encoding uncharacterized protein LOC141911855 isoform X3; its protein translation is MSLCAFKCDQCDQMFSEESNLRRHKSTIHNMSSDHQGVQSYQCDISRPPELTAHADPKPFKCEPYDKAFSEDSEHHVTTVQSGDRRFQCDYCDKSFGSTSSLKRHRSAIHLKLRPYHCKVCNKNFGFRTSLNRHELSKHSGLKPFKCDHCYKAFPTKGELKQHMYCVHLKPFQCDICKRNFGVKHNMKLHIMSVHNGEGRPRPFKCDHCEETKWFASKSDLKRHLENVHFTNKRRRKSRDNRGLDEHESNVHHQGPTLYQCDICQRIFGRKSHLDEHVVSNHAVGGACYSSSDEESSSESFCEKCEKTCLQQHSSTIHREEETCLQRNSSTIHREEETCLPRHSSTIHREEETLQSEDGKKNPLQQHTSGVHPGLGPFKCAHCDKSFSLKETLNIHMSAVYLKSRPYQCAICLNHFALETDLKRHMKTVHKGVLLYECEICRQTFRHKIQLNGHMSVVHHGSKPYQCEKCDASFGYAASLRRHVHDIHDNLKPFKCDRCDKAFSCNGNLKQHVIIVHIRARAFQCEHCDKSFNTKAELRLHRRRIHLNIKPHQCTICLKRYTVKGNLKSHMAIVHGGSRQHKCDACRLTFANKSRLETHMHVVHGTGETYDCQMCEKSYRIKKSLNIHMFLKHPEDGAPRKYRCRCCMKSFASKGSMMRHVKSAHGFEKNVKKEVETDSETEEETEEVDSETNGEEVIADCVIEEETKEMMTDDEKDDADSKVDSEIEEVTKEVDSEIEEVTKEVDSEIEEVTKEVDSEIEEVTKEVDSEIEEEGEEETEAVSHYDVNEETEEVKTDLEKVNTDSDVESDSDTEEVTESERDFENEENVNPIKEMRDNKPIPWQHYAIYSGKIWLFIEQE